A section of the Festucalex cinctus isolate MCC-2025b chromosome 9, RoL_Fcin_1.0, whole genome shotgun sequence genome encodes:
- the slc9a6a gene encoding sodium/hydrogen exchanger 6a has product MALNWTASHGRGVTGTRWRRLLPPLAAILSVCVCVCRASSSPLEQQQQQGEEDSAMENIVTEKKAEESHRQDSADLLIFILLLTLTILTIWLFKHRRFRFLHETGLAMIYGLLVGVVLRYGIHVPRDVSNVTLSCPVNASPATLLVHSRGKFYEYTLKGEISASEVDDVQDNEMLRKVTFDPEVFFNILLPPIIFHAGYSLKRRHFFRNMGSILAYAFLGTVVSCFVIGLMMYGCAMLMKQMGQLGGEFFFTDCLFFGAIVSATDPVTVLAIFNELQVDVDLYALLFGESVLNDAVAVVLSSSIVAYQPEGDNSHTFEVVAMFKSFGMFLGIFSGSFALGVATGVVTALVTKFTKLRDFQLLETALFFLMSWSTFLLAEACGFTGVVAVLFCGITQAHYTFNNLSRESQDRTKQLFELLNFLAENFIFSYMGLTLFTFQNHVFNPMFIVGAFLAVFLGRAANIYPLSFLLNLGRRNKIRSNFQHMMMFAGLRGAMTFALSIRDTATYARQMMFSTTLLVVFFTVWFCGGGTTQMLSCQRIRVGVDSDQDNSTSVGEGSERRSTKQESAWLFRIWYNFDHNYLKPILTHSGPPLTATLPPCCGPLARFLTSPQAFENECQIKDDDSDLILTDGDVNLNYGDVTVSTDGAAGDDPDRELAYGEHELVMRGTRLVLPMDDSEPPFTDPRCRL; this is encoded by the exons ATGGCGCTTAACTGGACTGCCAGCCACGGCCGCGGGGTGACGGGGACGCGGTGGCGGCGCTTGCTGCCGCCGCTGGCGGCGAtcctgtcagtgtgtgtgtgcgtgtgccgaGCATCCTCGTCGCCTCtggagcagcagcaacagcaaggGGAGGAGGACAGTGCCATGGAGAACATTGTCACGGAGAAGAAGGCTGAGGAGAGCCATCGGCAGGACAGCGCCGACCTGCTTATCTTCATCCTGCTCCTCACCCTCACCATCCTCACCATTTGGCTGTTCAAACACCGCCGGTTCCGCTTCTTGCACGAAACTGGACTGGCGATGATTTATG GTTTACTGGTGGGCGTAGTGCTGCGCTACGGCATCCACGTCCCGCGGGACGTCAGCAACGTGACGCTGAGCTGCCCCGTCAACGCCAGCCCCGCCACGCTGCTCGTCCACTCCAGGGGCAAGTTCTACGAGTACACGCTGAAGGGCGAGATCAGCGCCAGCGAGGTGGACGACGTGCAGGACAACGAGATGCTGCGCAAG GTGACGTTCGATCCCGAGGTCTTCTTCAACATCCTCCTGCCGCCCATCATCTTCCACGCCGGATACAGCCTGAAGCGG AGACACTTTTTCCGGAATATGGGCTCCATCCTGGCGTACGCCTTTTTGGGGACGGTCGTTTCCTGTTTTGTCATCGG gtTGATGATGTATGGCTGCGCGATGCTCATGAAGCAGATGGGACAACTCGGCGGCGAATTCTTCTTCACGGACTGTCTGTTCTTCGGCGCCATCGTGTCCGCCACCGACCCTG TGACGGTGCTGGCCATCTTCAACGAGCTGCAGGTGGACGTGGACTTGTACGCGCTGCTGTTCGGCGAGAGCGTCCTCAACGACGCCGTGGCCGTCGTTCTCTCCTC GTCCATCGTGGCTTACCAGCCGGAGGGCGACAACAGCCACACGTTCGAGGTGGTGGCCATGTTCAAGTCCTTTGGCATGTTCCTCGGCATCTTCAGTGGCTCCTTCGCCCTCGGCGTGGCCACCGGCGTCGTCACGGCGCTC GTGACCAAGTTCACAAAGTTGCGAGATTTCCAGCTGCTGGAGACGGCCTTGTTCTTCCTCATGTCGTGGAGCACCTTCCTGCTGGCCGAGGCGTGCGGCTTCACag GCGTGGTGGCCGTGTTGTTCTGCGGAATCACTCAGGCGCACTACACCTTCAACAACCTGTCTCGCGAGTCCCAGGACCGAACCAAACAG CTGTTTGAGTTGTTGAACTTCCTGGCGGAGAACTTCATCTTCTCCTACATGGGTCTGACCCTCTTCACCTTCCAGAACCACGTCTTCAACCCCATGTTCATCGTCGGCGCATTT TTGGCCGTGTTCCTGGGCAGAGCGGCCAACATCTACCCGCTCTCCTTCCTGCTCAATCTGGGCCGACGCAACAAGATCCGATCCAACTTCCAGcacatgatgatgtttgccG GACTGCGGGGCGCTATGACGTTCGCCCTGTCCATCCGGGACACGGCGACATACGCACGGCAGATGATGTTCTCCACCACGCTGCTGGTGGTCTTCTTCACCGTGTGGTTCTGCGGCGGCGGCACCACGCAGATGCTGTCGTGCCAGCGCATACG GGTTGGCGTGGACTCCGACCAAGACAACTCC ACGAGCGTCGGCGAAGGTTCCGAGCGAAGAAGCACCAAGCAGGAAAGTGCCTGGCTCTTCCGGATTTGGTACAACTTTGACCACAA CTACCTGAAGCCCATCCTGACCCACAGCGGCCCCCCGCTCACCGCCACGCTGCCCCCCTGCTGCGGCCCCCTGGCACGCTTCCTCACCAGCCCGCAGGCCTTCGAG aACGAGTGTCAGATCAAGGACGACGACTCGGACCTGATCCTGACGGACGGCGACGTCAACCTGAACTACGGCGACGTCACCGTCAGCACGGACGGCGCGGCCGGCGACGACCCTGACCGGGAGCTGGCGTACGGCGAGCACGAGCTGGTGATGCGCGGCACGCGCCTGGTGCTGCCCATGGACGACTCGGAGCCGCCCTTCACGGACCCGCGCTGCCGCTTGTGA
- the taf7 gene encoding transcription initiation factor TFIID subunit 7 isoform X1: MLAEIMSYLSTGKAVSKSKEDAPYELENQFVLRLPTEYASTVRRIAQSSSMNMKDRLTIELHPDGRHGIVRVDRVPLACKLVDLPCIIESLKTVDKKTLYKTADVCQMLVCTLDGDLYPPLEEPTGTDPKLKKKDKDKDKKFIWNHGITCPLKNTRKRRFRKTAKKKYIESPDVEKEVKRLLSTDADAVSVRWEVIAEDDMKDGDPHGSLANLDSSPGTSGHKIGHGSSTQRDELREMFNDISSSSEDEEDDADRHEDEDLNIVDTEDDLAQDKLDESDPAQRESDTNNQIVMEYQVQISSVKAKLQETRARKKQQEELIMKVENQALKNRFQACLDEIVQQEEREMEQLASLQEQLDSLIEK; encoded by the exons ATGTTGGCAGAGATAATGTCTTATCTTAGCA CTGGTAAAGCTGTCTCGAAGAGTAAAGAAGACGCTCCGTACGAGTTGGAGAATCAGTTCGTCCTGCGGCTGCCAACG gagTATGCATCTACCGTAAGGAGGATCGCACAGTCCAGTAGTATGAATATGAAGGACAGACTCACCATTGAGTTGCACC CTGATGGTCGCCATGGCATCGTGAGAGTGGACCGTGTCCCGCTGGCCTGCAAACTGGTGGATCTGCCATGTATCATTGAGTCTCTCAAAACGGTGGACAAGAAGACTTTATATAAGACTGCCGACGTCTGCCAG ATGCTGGTGTGTACACTAGATGGAGACCTGTACCCTCCTTTAGAGGAGCCAACTGGCACCGATCCCAAGTTGAAGAAGAAGGACAAAGACAAGGACAAGAAGTTCATTTGGAACCACGGCA TTACGTGTCCACTCAAGAACACGCGCAAGAGAAGATTTCGCAAGACGGCGAAGAAGAAG TACATCGAATCTCCCGACGTGGAAAAGGAGGTGAAGCGGCTGCTGAGCACGGATGCCGACGCCGTCAGCGTTC GGTGGGAAGTCATAGCAGAGGACGACATGAAGGACGGCGACCCGCACGGCTCTCTGGCCAACCTGGACTCGTCACCTGGAACGTCGGGACACAAGATTGGTCACGGATCCTCAA CCCAGCGTGACGAACTGCGCGAGATGTTCAACGACATCAGCAGCTCCAGcgaggacgaggaggacgaCGCGGACCGCCATGAGGACGAGGACCTCAACATCGTGGACACGGAGGACGACCTGGCCCAAGACAAGCTGGATGAGTCCGACCCCGCCCAACGAGAGTCGGACACAAACAACCAAATAG TGATGGAGTATCAGGTTCAGATCAGCAGCGTCAAGGCCAAGCTTCAGGAGACGCGAGCCCGCAAGAAACAACAGGAGGAGCTGATCATGAAAGTAGAAAACCAAGCCCTTAAA AACCGTTTCCAAGCGTGTTTGGATGAGATCGTTCAGCAGGAGGAGCGCGAGATGGAGCAG CTGGCCTCGCTCCAGGAGCAGCTGGATTCTCTGATTGAGAAGTGA
- the taf7 gene encoding transcription initiation factor TFIID subunit 7 isoform X2 yields the protein MTSKQKAGKAVSKSKEDAPYELENQFVLRLPTEYASTVRRIAQSSSMNMKDRLTIELHPDGRHGIVRVDRVPLACKLVDLPCIIESLKTVDKKTLYKTADVCQMLVCTLDGDLYPPLEEPTGTDPKLKKKDKDKDKKFIWNHGITCPLKNTRKRRFRKTAKKKYIESPDVEKEVKRLLSTDADAVSVRWEVIAEDDMKDGDPHGSLANLDSSPGTSGHKIGHGSSTQRDELREMFNDISSSSEDEEDDADRHEDEDLNIVDTEDDLAQDKLDESDPAQRESDTNNQIVMEYQVQISSVKAKLQETRARKKQQEELIMKVENQALKNRFQACLDEIVQQEEREMEQLASLQEQLDSLIEK from the exons atgACATCGAAACAGAAAG CTGGTAAAGCTGTCTCGAAGAGTAAAGAAGACGCTCCGTACGAGTTGGAGAATCAGTTCGTCCTGCGGCTGCCAACG gagTATGCATCTACCGTAAGGAGGATCGCACAGTCCAGTAGTATGAATATGAAGGACAGACTCACCATTGAGTTGCACC CTGATGGTCGCCATGGCATCGTGAGAGTGGACCGTGTCCCGCTGGCCTGCAAACTGGTGGATCTGCCATGTATCATTGAGTCTCTCAAAACGGTGGACAAGAAGACTTTATATAAGACTGCCGACGTCTGCCAG ATGCTGGTGTGTACACTAGATGGAGACCTGTACCCTCCTTTAGAGGAGCCAACTGGCACCGATCCCAAGTTGAAGAAGAAGGACAAAGACAAGGACAAGAAGTTCATTTGGAACCACGGCA TTACGTGTCCACTCAAGAACACGCGCAAGAGAAGATTTCGCAAGACGGCGAAGAAGAAG TACATCGAATCTCCCGACGTGGAAAAGGAGGTGAAGCGGCTGCTGAGCACGGATGCCGACGCCGTCAGCGTTC GGTGGGAAGTCATAGCAGAGGACGACATGAAGGACGGCGACCCGCACGGCTCTCTGGCCAACCTGGACTCGTCACCTGGAACGTCGGGACACAAGATTGGTCACGGATCCTCAA CCCAGCGTGACGAACTGCGCGAGATGTTCAACGACATCAGCAGCTCCAGcgaggacgaggaggacgaCGCGGACCGCCATGAGGACGAGGACCTCAACATCGTGGACACGGAGGACGACCTGGCCCAAGACAAGCTGGATGAGTCCGACCCCGCCCAACGAGAGTCGGACACAAACAACCAAATAG TGATGGAGTATCAGGTTCAGATCAGCAGCGTCAAGGCCAAGCTTCAGGAGACGCGAGCCCGCAAGAAACAACAGGAGGAGCTGATCATGAAAGTAGAAAACCAAGCCCTTAAA AACCGTTTCCAAGCGTGTTTGGATGAGATCGTTCAGCAGGAGGAGCGCGAGATGGAGCAG CTGGCCTCGCTCCAGGAGCAGCTGGATTCTCTGATTGAGAAGTGA
- the taf7 gene encoding transcription initiation factor TFIID subunit 7 isoform X3, giving the protein MNMKDRLTIELHPDGRHGIVRVDRVPLACKLVDLPCIIESLKTVDKKTLYKTADVCQMLVCTLDGDLYPPLEEPTGTDPKLKKKDKDKDKKFIWNHGITCPLKNTRKRRFRKTAKKKYIESPDVEKEVKRLLSTDADAVSVRWEVIAEDDMKDGDPHGSLANLDSSPGTSGHKIGHGSSTQRDELREMFNDISSSSEDEEDDADRHEDEDLNIVDTEDDLAQDKLDESDPAQRESDTNNQIVMEYQVQISSVKAKLQETRARKKQQEELIMKVENQALKNRFQACLDEIVQQEEREMEQLASLQEQLDSLIEK; this is encoded by the exons ATGAATATGAAGGACAGACTCACCATTGAGTTGCACC CTGATGGTCGCCATGGCATCGTGAGAGTGGACCGTGTCCCGCTGGCCTGCAAACTGGTGGATCTGCCATGTATCATTGAGTCTCTCAAAACGGTGGACAAGAAGACTTTATATAAGACTGCCGACGTCTGCCAG ATGCTGGTGTGTACACTAGATGGAGACCTGTACCCTCCTTTAGAGGAGCCAACTGGCACCGATCCCAAGTTGAAGAAGAAGGACAAAGACAAGGACAAGAAGTTCATTTGGAACCACGGCA TTACGTGTCCACTCAAGAACACGCGCAAGAGAAGATTTCGCAAGACGGCGAAGAAGAAG TACATCGAATCTCCCGACGTGGAAAAGGAGGTGAAGCGGCTGCTGAGCACGGATGCCGACGCCGTCAGCGTTC GGTGGGAAGTCATAGCAGAGGACGACATGAAGGACGGCGACCCGCACGGCTCTCTGGCCAACCTGGACTCGTCACCTGGAACGTCGGGACACAAGATTGGTCACGGATCCTCAA CCCAGCGTGACGAACTGCGCGAGATGTTCAACGACATCAGCAGCTCCAGcgaggacgaggaggacgaCGCGGACCGCCATGAGGACGAGGACCTCAACATCGTGGACACGGAGGACGACCTGGCCCAAGACAAGCTGGATGAGTCCGACCCCGCCCAACGAGAGTCGGACACAAACAACCAAATAG TGATGGAGTATCAGGTTCAGATCAGCAGCGTCAAGGCCAAGCTTCAGGAGACGCGAGCCCGCAAGAAACAACAGGAGGAGCTGATCATGAAAGTAGAAAACCAAGCCCTTAAA AACCGTTTCCAAGCGTGTTTGGATGAGATCGTTCAGCAGGAGGAGCGCGAGATGGAGCAG CTGGCCTCGCTCCAGGAGCAGCTGGATTCTCTGATTGAGAAGTGA